In Pelomonas sp. SE-A7, one genomic interval encodes:
- the ccsB gene encoding c-type cytochrome biogenesis protein CcsB → MNTTTLTLGRRRSLVQRSPADWAFALLVLIGGGYAFSRYGASMDVYEKGILGFAMPALVALGWFWRPLRLLSVLVGAFSLLAINLYLRKLDGFGADLAAADQVFFLKYMLSSQSAILWMSLLVFMSMGAYWVGFFARGESSTAEVLGSKLAWGAVFMALVGTMVRWFESHQIAPDIGHIPVSNLYEVFVLFTWLTSLIYLYYEERFKTRALGAYVMLVVAGAVGFLLWYTLDRGAHEIQPLVPALQSWWMKIHVPANFVGYGTFALSAMVALAYLLKTASQRALLIGLVGVPVGLVAFILAVRFGAQLPAETLAGLDGWARKMGAVAIFLGICVALRKPLSARLPALPLLDDLMYKAIALGFAFFTIATILGAFWAAEAWGGYWSWDPKETWALIVWLNYAAWLHMRLMKGLRGAMSAWWALLGLLVTTFAFLGVNMFLSGLHSYGTL, encoded by the coding sequence ATGAACACCACCACCCTGACCCTGGGCCGTCGCCGCTCGCTGGTCCAGCGCAGCCCGGCCGACTGGGCCTTCGCCCTGCTGGTGCTGATAGGCGGCGGCTATGCCTTCTCGCGCTACGGCGCCTCGATGGACGTCTACGAGAAGGGCATCCTCGGCTTCGCCATGCCGGCCCTGGTCGCCCTGGGCTGGTTCTGGCGGCCGCTGCGCCTGCTGTCGGTGCTGGTCGGCGCCTTCAGCCTGCTGGCCATCAACCTCTACCTGCGCAAGCTCGACGGCTTCGGCGCCGACCTGGCGGCGGCGGACCAGGTCTTCTTCCTCAAGTACATGCTGTCCAGCCAGAGCGCCATCCTGTGGATGAGCCTGCTGGTCTTCATGAGCATGGGCGCCTACTGGGTGGGCTTCTTCGCCCGCGGCGAGAGCAGCACGGCCGAGGTGCTGGGTTCCAAGCTGGCCTGGGGTGCGGTCTTCATGGCCCTGGTCGGCACGATGGTTCGCTGGTTCGAGAGCCACCAGATCGCGCCGGACATCGGCCACATCCCGGTCAGCAATCTGTACGAGGTCTTCGTCCTCTTCACCTGGCTGACCTCGCTGATCTACCTGTACTACGAGGAGCGCTTCAAGACCCGCGCCCTCGGCGCCTATGTGATGCTGGTCGTGGCCGGTGCGGTCGGCTTCCTGCTCTGGTACACGCTGGACCGCGGCGCCCACGAGATCCAGCCGCTGGTTCCGGCCCTGCAGAGCTGGTGGATGAAGATCCATGTGCCAGCCAACTTCGTCGGCTACGGCACTTTCGCGCTGTCGGCCATGGTGGCCCTGGCCTATCTCTTGAAGACGGCCAGCCAGCGCGCGCTGCTGATCGGCCTGGTCGGCGTGCCGGTCGGTCTGGTGGCCTTCATCCTGGCGGTGCGCTTCGGCGCCCAGCTGCCGGCCGAAACCCTGGCCGGCCTGGACGGCTGGGCCCGCAAGATGGGCGCCGTGGCGATCTTCCTCGGCATCTGCGTGGCGCTGCGCAAGCCGTTGTCGGCGCGCCTGCCGGCCCTGCCCCTGCTCGACGACCTGATGTACAAGGCCATCGCCCTCGGCTTTGCCTTCTTCACCATCGCCACCATCCTGGGCGCCTTCTGGGCGGCCGAGGCCTGGGGCGGCTACTGGAGCTGGGACCCCAAGGAAACCTGGGCCCTGATCGTCTGGCTGAACTATGCGGCCTGGCTGCACATGCGGCTGATGAAGGGCCTGCGCGGCGCCATGTCGGCCTGGTGGGCCCTGCTGGGCCTGCTGGTGACCACCTTCGCCTTCCTGGGCGTCAACATGTTCCTGTCGGGCCTGCACAGCTACGGTACCTTGTAG
- the msrP gene encoding protein-methionine-sulfoxide reductase catalytic subunit MsrP, with protein MHFHPDRGHGRPLESEVTPQRLYLRRRELLTLGAGGLLLPNLAAAEAKLPAVKSTVAGALVMDKPTRVEDATRYNNFYEFGTDKSDPARNAHTLKTAPWSVMVEGECAKPQRFDLDALLKLSPMEERIYRLRCVEGWSMVIPWVGYSLAELIRKVEPSSRAKFVEFTTLADKAQMPELRNGALDWPYVEGLRIDEAMHPLTLLAFGMYGEVLPKQNGAPLRLVVPWKYGFKSAKSIVRIRLVEKQPTSSWTKAAQQEYGFYSNVNPQVDHPRWSQATERRIGEDGLFAKKRATLMFNGYEAQVGQLYAGMDLRKNY; from the coding sequence ATGCATTTCCATCCCGACCGCGGCCACGGCCGCCCGCTCGAATCCGAAGTCACGCCGCAGCGTCTCTACCTGCGGCGCCGTGAATTGCTGACCCTCGGTGCCGGCGGCCTGCTGCTGCCGAACCTAGCGGCGGCCGAGGCCAAGCTGCCGGCCGTGAAAAGCACCGTGGCCGGCGCCCTGGTGATGGACAAGCCCACCCGGGTCGAGGACGCCACCCGCTACAACAATTTCTACGAGTTCGGCACCGACAAATCCGACCCGGCCCGCAACGCCCACACGCTCAAGACCGCGCCCTGGAGCGTGATGGTCGAGGGCGAATGCGCCAAGCCGCAGCGCTTCGACCTGGACGCCCTGCTCAAGCTCAGCCCCATGGAAGAGCGCATCTACCGGCTGCGCTGCGTCGAGGGCTGGTCCATGGTGATTCCCTGGGTCGGCTATTCGCTGGCCGAGCTGATCAGGAAGGTGGAGCCAAGCTCGCGTGCCAAGTTCGTCGAGTTCACCACGCTGGCCGACAAGGCCCAGATGCCCGAGCTGCGCAATGGCGCGCTGGACTGGCCCTACGTGGAAGGCCTGCGCATCGACGAGGCCATGCATCCGCTGACCCTGCTGGCCTTCGGCATGTACGGCGAGGTCCTGCCGAAGCAGAACGGCGCGCCGCTGCGCCTGGTCGTGCCCTGGAAATACGGCTTCAAGTCGGCCAAGAGCATCGTCCGCATCCGCCTGGTCGAGAAGCAGCCCACCAGCAGCTGGACCAAGGCGGCCCAGCAGGAATACGGCTTCTATTCCAACGTCAATCCGCAGGTCGACCATCCGCGCTGGAGCCAGGCCACCGAGCGCCGCATAGGCGAGGACGGCCTGTTCGCCAAGAAGCGGGCCACGCTGATGTTCAACGGCTACGAGGCCCAGGTGGGCCAGCTGTACGCGGGCATGGACCTGCGCAAGAACTACTGA
- a CDS encoding protein-methionine-sulfoxide reductase heme-binding subunit MsrQ, whose product MVGARKTHWLLHWAAKPLLLIVLMLPLVRLVWGAANDGLGPNPAEALIRGTGDWTLRLLWLTLAVTPLRELLKQPALARFRRMLGVTTFCYACLHLLCYAWLDMGLDPADIAKDIAKRPFILMGFTAWLLLLPLAATSFNRAIKALGAKRWQALHKSVYAISLIALAHFIWMRAGKQLFGEPALYGALLAVLLAARLLLRHRRRGRD is encoded by the coding sequence ATGGTCGGCGCGCGCAAGACGCATTGGCTGCTGCACTGGGCAGCCAAGCCGCTGCTGCTCATCGTCCTCATGCTGCCGCTGGTGCGGCTGGTCTGGGGGGCGGCCAACGACGGCCTGGGGCCCAACCCGGCCGAGGCCCTGATACGCGGCACCGGCGACTGGACCTTGCGGCTGCTGTGGCTGACCCTGGCGGTGACGCCGCTGCGAGAGCTGCTCAAGCAGCCGGCCCTGGCGCGCTTTCGCCGCATGCTGGGCGTGACCACCTTCTGCTACGCCTGCCTGCACCTGCTCTGCTACGCCTGGCTGGACATGGGGCTGGACCCGGCCGACATCGCCAAGGACATCGCCAAGCGGCCCTTCATCCTGATGGGATTCACGGCCTGGCTGTTGCTGCTGCCGCTGGCGGCGACCAGCTTCAACCGGGCGATCAAGGCACTGGGAGCCAAGCGCTGGCAGGCGCTGCACAAGAGCGTCTATGCGATCAGCCTGATCGCCCTGGCCCATTTCATCTGGATGCGGGCCGGCAAGCAGCTGTTCGGCGAGCCGGCCCTCTATGGCGCCCTGCTCGCCGTGCTGCTGGCGGCGCGCTTACTGCTGCGTCACCGGCGGCGTGGCCGTGACTGA
- a CDS encoding prolyl oligopeptidase family serine peptidase, which yields MLKKKLAIRQWLGRAPLVCLSVALPALCGLVQAQPAQAQPLPVAAYMAPADFAQVSISPNGRFLAALSPLKGKRNLVVLDLENMKSRAVTTFSNFDVIGYHWVGSEFLVFNLGTLDTPTGAETGDGGGLFAVRVDGSDFRKLQPTLGEQIANGTTIYRRLDFAAVVPGSSTEIIAMGNLRTTRTDVYKVDLTTGQRKLLTFNTPGLVASWFLDEKSEVRGAVVFNKEDATEAELVRTIMVRDTADSPWREVASFTEADKGRRWTPVGFAPDNKNLIVSSTSKRATSAYFLFDVDKKELGEMLIGHPRYDAAAITGFMDRDTSELVGFGIDADRRSVVYIDPTYASLHEALQKVFPDEVVQIQRTTAGRTLVTTFSDRKPHTYHLYDEKAKSLKQLLRSRRDLNEQHLVAMRPFLLKTRDGLEIPSYYFLPADYQPGQRLPTVVHVHGGPHVRADIWGPMSGGGVREAQLLASRGYAVVLPNHRITPGFGGRIYEAGFGQVGRKMSDDHEDAARWAVQQGFADASRICITGGSYGGYASLWATVRSAEVFKCAAAGFAIGDMELQQKSTQTDYARSRGGVATWKRLLGVEGEDWAPAREVSPALHAERSSIPLFIYAGANDRRTPVQQTELMIEALRKAGKPPELVMIKAEEGHGYGKLENNIELYEAKLKFFERHIGAGSRNGSVTATPPVTQQ from the coding sequence ATGTTGAAGAAGAAGCTGGCGATCCGCCAATGGTTGGGGCGCGCGCCCCTGGTTTGTCTTTCCGTGGCCCTGCCGGCCCTGTGCGGCCTGGTGCAGGCCCAGCCGGCCCAGGCGCAGCCGCTGCCGGTCGCTGCTTACATGGCCCCGGCCGACTTTGCCCAGGTGAGCATTTCACCCAACGGACGCTTCCTGGCGGCCTTGTCCCCGCTGAAGGGCAAGCGCAACCTGGTGGTGCTCGACCTGGAGAACATGAAGTCGCGCGCCGTGACGACCTTCTCCAACTTTGACGTGATCGGCTACCACTGGGTGGGCTCGGAGTTCCTGGTCTTCAACCTGGGCACGCTGGACACCCCGACCGGTGCCGAGACCGGTGATGGCGGCGGCCTGTTCGCCGTGCGGGTGGACGGTTCCGATTTCCGCAAGCTGCAGCCGACGCTGGGCGAGCAGATTGCCAACGGGACGACGATCTACCGGCGCCTGGATTTCGCGGCCGTCGTGCCCGGGTCGAGCACCGAGATCATCGCCATGGGCAATCTGCGCACCACGCGCACCGACGTCTACAAGGTCGATCTGACGACCGGTCAGCGCAAGCTGCTCACCTTCAACACGCCCGGCCTGGTGGCCAGCTGGTTCCTGGACGAAAAGAGCGAGGTCCGCGGGGCCGTGGTCTTCAACAAGGAAGACGCCACCGAGGCCGAGCTGGTTCGTACCATCATGGTCCGCGACACGGCGGACAGTCCCTGGCGCGAAGTGGCCAGCTTCACCGAGGCCGACAAGGGGCGTCGCTGGACGCCGGTGGGCTTCGCCCCGGACAACAAGAACCTGATCGTCTCGTCCACCAGCAAGCGAGCGACCTCGGCCTATTTCCTGTTCGATGTGGACAAGAAGGAACTGGGCGAGATGCTGATCGGTCATCCGCGCTATGACGCGGCGGCGATCACCGGCTTCATGGACCGGGACACCAGCGAGTTGGTCGGCTTCGGCATCGACGCCGATCGCCGCAGCGTGGTCTACATCGACCCCACCTACGCCAGCCTCCACGAGGCGTTGCAGAAGGTGTTCCCCGACGAGGTCGTGCAGATCCAGCGCACGACCGCAGGTCGGACCCTGGTGACGACCTTCAGCGATCGCAAGCCGCACACCTACCACCTGTACGACGAGAAGGCCAAGTCGCTGAAGCAGCTGCTCCGTTCCAGGCGCGACCTGAATGAGCAGCACCTGGTCGCCATGCGTCCGTTCCTGCTCAAGACGCGGGACGGCCTGGAGATTCCCTCGTACTACTTCCTGCCGGCCGATTACCAGCCGGGCCAGCGCCTGCCGACCGTGGTCCACGTGCATGGCGGTCCCCATGTGCGGGCCGACATCTGGGGCCCGATGAGCGGCGGCGGCGTGCGCGAGGCCCAGCTGCTGGCCTCACGCGGCTATGCCGTCGTGCTGCCCAACCACCGCATCACCCCGGGCTTCGGCGGCCGGATCTACGAGGCCGGCTTCGGCCAGGTGGGTCGCAAGATGTCCGACGACCATGAGGATGCGGCGCGCTGGGCGGTGCAGCAGGGCTTTGCCGATGCGTCGCGGATCTGCATTACCGGCGGCAGCTATGGCGGCTATGCCTCGCTGTGGGCCACGGTCCGTTCGGCCGAGGTCTTCAAGTGCGCGGCGGCCGGCTTTGCCATCGGCGACATGGAACTGCAGCAGAAATCGACCCAGACCGACTACGCGCGCAGCCGTGGCGGCGTGGCGACCTGGAAGCGCCTGCTCGGCGTCGAGGGCGAGGACTGGGCGCCGGCCCGCGAGGTGTCGCCGGCCCTGCATGCCGAGCGTTCCAGCATTCCGCTGTTCATCTATGCCGGCGCCAATGACCGCCGCACGCCGGTGCAGCAGACCGAGCTGATGATCGAGGCGCTGCGCAAGGCGGGCAAGCCGCCGGAGCTGGTCATGATCAAGGCCGAGGAAGGCCATGGCTACGGCAAGCTGGAGAACAACATCGAGCTTTACGAAGCCAAGCTGAAGTTCTTCGAGCGCCACATCGGCGCGGGCAGCCGCAACGGCTCAGTCACGGCCACGCCGCCGGTGACGCAGCAGTAA
- a CDS encoding dihydroneopterin aldolase encodes MRRNNRQVIHISGLRFGANLGVLDFEREGPQPIQVDAEVNLGAQTIVSRDADIGHVLDYRRVRQIIIDECTAEHTDLLEALLGKLCTRLMKLHGVVGVRLKVSKLEIFPDCQVAISAECGQW; translated from the coding sequence CTGCGGCGCAACAACCGCCAGGTCATCCACATCTCGGGCCTGCGCTTCGGCGCCAACCTGGGCGTGCTGGACTTCGAACGCGAAGGCCCCCAGCCCATCCAGGTCGATGCCGAGGTCAACCTGGGCGCCCAGACCATAGTCTCCCGCGACGCCGACATCGGCCATGTGCTGGACTACCGCCGGGTGCGCCAGATCATCATCGACGAGTGCACGGCCGAGCACACGGACCTGCTGGAAGCCCTGCTGGGCAAGCTCTGCACCCGGCTGATGAAACTGCACGGCGTGGTGGGCGTGCGCCTCAAGGTGAGCAAGCTAGAGATCTTTCCCGACTGCCAAGTCGCAATCAGTGCCGAATGCGGCCAGTGGTAA
- a CDS encoding DUF4136 domain-containing protein, whose product MNAFLHRRLALSALLGATLLAAVGCGSMYTLTSEVATYGEWPADRKGGSYAIERLPSQKNSDKRDAIEGAARVALEKAGFTPAADAKAADFVVSIGARSTLTEYSPWEDPLWRHWRSNWRFGPPNRMFYGPFTLRERAYEREVAVLVRERSSGQPVYEARASSDGLSVGDEKVFGAMFQAALSDFPQTKDKPHLVSVTVER is encoded by the coding sequence ATGAACGCTTTCCTGCATCGACGTCTGGCCCTGAGCGCCTTGCTGGGCGCGACGCTGCTCGCCGCGGTGGGTTGCGGCAGCATGTACACGCTGACCAGCGAGGTCGCCACCTACGGCGAATGGCCGGCCGACCGCAAGGGCGGCAGCTACGCCATCGAACGCCTGCCCTCGCAGAAGAATTCCGACAAGCGCGACGCCATCGAGGGCGCGGCCCGCGTGGCGCTGGAGAAGGCCGGTTTCACGCCGGCCGCCGACGCCAAGGCGGCCGATTTCGTCGTCTCCATTGGTGCCCGCTCCACACTGACCGAATACTCGCCCTGGGAAGATCCGCTTTGGCGCCACTGGCGCAGCAACTGGCGCTTCGGCCCGCCGAACCGCATGTTCTACGGCCCCTTCACGCTGCGCGAGCGCGCCTACGAGCGCGAGGTGGCGGTGCTGGTGCGCGAGCGCAGCAGCGGCCAGCCGGTCTACGAGGCGCGGGCCAGCAGCGATGGCCTGTCGGTCGGCGACGAAAAGGTCTTCGGTGCGATGTTCCAGGCGGCCCTGAGCGATTTTCCGCAGACCAAGGACAAGCCGCACCTGGTCTCGGTGACGGTCGAGCGCTGA
- the glmU gene encoding bifunctional UDP-N-acetylglucosamine diphosphorylase/glucosamine-1-phosphate N-acetyltransferase GlmU, which produces MSSTQLNIVIMAAGKGTRMKSALPKVLHKLAGRSLLQHVLGMSERLGQARRIVITGHGAEQVETAVAAPGLSFVRQMPQLGTGHAVQQAVPALDDAAPVTLILNGDVPLIRAETAQALVEACAGGSKLALMTIELADPTGYGRIVRDAEGGVQAIVEHKDASPEQRQIREGYTGMMAAPTAALKRWLSQLTNDNAQGEYYLTDIVAMAVAEGLPVTGTLAPSETEVLGVNSPLQLSDLERRFQRQQAETLMEQQGLRLADPARFDLRGQLTVGPDVEIDVGCVFEGQVSLGEGVRIGAYCVIRNATIAAGARIHEFTHIDGEKPGGAKVGAGALIGPFARLRPGAELGDEVHIGNFVEVKNSTLAKGAKANHLAYLGDATVGERVNYGAGSITANYDGANKHRTVIGADVHVGSNCVLVAPVEIGAGATVGGGSTITKPVGAGELAVARGKQVAISGWARPVKKPK; this is translated from the coding sequence ATGTCGTCGACCCAGCTGAACATCGTCATCATGGCCGCGGGCAAGGGCACCCGCATGAAGTCCGCCCTGCCCAAGGTCCTGCACAAGCTGGCCGGCCGCTCGCTTCTGCAGCATGTGCTGGGCATGAGCGAGCGGCTGGGCCAGGCCCGCCGCATTGTCATCACCGGCCATGGCGCGGAGCAGGTCGAGACGGCCGTGGCCGCACCCGGCCTGAGCTTCGTCCGCCAGATGCCCCAGCTGGGCACCGGACATGCCGTCCAGCAGGCCGTGCCGGCGCTGGACGATGCCGCCCCGGTGACCCTGATCCTCAACGGCGATGTGCCGCTGATTCGCGCCGAGACGGCCCAGGCATTGGTCGAGGCCTGCGCCGGCGGCAGCAAGCTGGCGCTGATGACCATTGAGCTGGCCGATCCCACCGGCTACGGCCGCATCGTCCGCGATGCCGAGGGTGGCGTGCAGGCCATCGTCGAACACAAGGACGCCAGCCCCGAGCAGCGCCAGATTCGCGAGGGCTACACCGGCATGATGGCCGCGCCCACGGCCGCACTGAAGCGCTGGCTGTCGCAGCTGACGAACGACAACGCCCAGGGCGAGTACTACCTGACCGACATCGTCGCCATGGCCGTGGCCGAGGGCCTGCCGGTCACCGGCACGCTGGCTCCAAGCGAGACCGAGGTGCTGGGCGTCAACAGCCCGCTGCAGCTGTCCGACCTGGAGCGCCGCTTCCAGCGCCAGCAGGCCGAGACCCTGATGGAACAGCAGGGCCTGCGCCTGGCCGATCCGGCCCGCTTCGATCTGCGAGGCCAGCTGACGGTGGGCCCCGACGTCGAGATCGACGTGGGCTGCGTGTTCGAAGGCCAGGTGAGCCTCGGCGAAGGCGTCCGCATAGGCGCCTACTGCGTGATCCGCAATGCCACGATTGCGGCCGGCGCGCGCATCCACGAGTTCACCCATATCGACGGCGAAAAGCCGGGCGGCGCCAAGGTCGGAGCTGGCGCCCTGATCGGCCCGTTCGCCCGGCTGCGCCCGGGCGCCGAGCTGGGTGACGAAGTCCACATCGGCAACTTCGTCGAGGTCAAGAATTCCACCTTGGCCAAGGGGGCCAAGGCCAACCACCTGGCCTACCTGGGCGATGCCACGGTGGGCGAGCGTGTCAACTACGGCGCCGGCTCCATCACCGCCAACTACGACGGCGCCAACAAGCACCGCACCGTGATCGGCGCCGATGTGCACGTCGGCTCCAACTGCGTGCTGGTCGCGCCTGTAGAGATCGGCGCCGGTGCCACGGTAGGCGGTGGCTCGACCATCACCAAGCCGGTGGGCGCCGGCGAACTGGCCGTGGCCCGCGGCAAGCAGGTCGCCATCAGCGGCTGGGCGAGGCCGGTCAAGAAGCCTAAATAA
- a CDS encoding phytanoyl-CoA dioxygenase family protein, producing MLTPDQQAQFREQGYLVLPGFKSPEQIAAVRERAGQIVAGFDPSENRPVFTTQEQDRKVDDYFLESATEVRCFFEEEAHDEQGRLRVPKELAINKIGHALHDLDPVFERFSHGPELAAVARDLGLTRSQVWQSMYIFKQPGIGGEVRWHQDASFFDSEPITVTTFWFALEDATRENGCLWVEPGGHRGPLRERFVREGRQVKMETLDTTPWPGPDYGAVPLEAEAGTLVLFHGLLPHYSAPNRSPVSRHAYTLHVTDAASAYSQRNWLQRGIELPVRGFI from the coding sequence ATGCTGACCCCCGACCAACAAGCGCAGTTCCGCGAGCAGGGCTATCTGGTCCTGCCCGGCTTCAAGTCCCCCGAGCAGATCGCCGCCGTGCGCGAACGCGCCGGCCAGATCGTGGCCGGCTTCGACCCCAGCGAGAACCGGCCGGTCTTCACGACCCAGGAACAGGACCGCAAGGTCGACGACTACTTCCTCGAATCGGCCACCGAGGTGCGCTGCTTCTTCGAGGAGGAAGCCCATGACGAGCAGGGTCGGCTGCGCGTGCCCAAGGAACTGGCGATCAACAAGATCGGCCACGCGCTGCACGACCTGGACCCGGTGTTCGAGCGCTTCTCCCACGGTCCGGAGCTGGCGGCCGTTGCGCGCGACCTGGGCCTCACCCGGTCCCAGGTCTGGCAGTCCATGTACATCTTCAAGCAGCCCGGCATAGGTGGCGAGGTGCGCTGGCACCAGGACGCCTCGTTCTTCGACAGCGAGCCCATCACTGTGACCACCTTCTGGTTCGCGCTGGAAGACGCCACGCGCGAGAACGGCTGCCTGTGGGTGGAGCCGGGCGGCCACCGCGGTCCCTTGCGCGAGCGCTTCGTCCGCGAGGGCCGCCAGGTGAAGATGGAAACGCTCGATACGACGCCATGGCCCGGCCCGGACTATGGCGCCGTGCCGCTGGAAGCCGAGGCCGGCACCCTGGTCTTGTTCCACGGCCTGCTGCCTCACTACAGCGCGCCCAACCGCTCACCGGTCTCGCGCCATGCCTACACGCTGCATGTGACCGATGCGGCCAGCGCGTACTCGCAGCGCAACTGGCTGCAGCGTGGCATTGAGCTGCCGGTGCGGGGTTTTATTTAG
- a CDS encoding SRPBCC family protein, with protein sequence MKILKTLGLILLALLAVLLVGGMLMSPKYKVQRTVAIKAAPDKVYALVANPRQWKQWSIWNQRDPNMTIEYSGPESGAGAVWSWKSKTEGDGKMSFTAAEPPKRVVYSLYFPDFESTSTGEMRLEVQGEMTQVTWTMDGDMGGNPLMRWFALFMDGMIGKDFEGGLNNLKVLAEKA encoded by the coding sequence ATGAAGATCCTCAAGACCCTGGGCCTGATCCTGCTGGCCCTGTTAGCCGTGCTCTTGGTCGGCGGCATGCTGATGTCGCCCAAGTACAAGGTGCAGCGCACGGTGGCCATCAAGGCCGCGCCGGACAAGGTCTATGCCCTGGTGGCCAATCCGCGGCAATGGAAGCAGTGGAGCATCTGGAACCAGCGCGACCCCAATATGACGATCGAGTACAGCGGCCCCGAGTCGGGCGCCGGCGCCGTCTGGTCCTGGAAGAGCAAGACCGAGGGCGACGGCAAGATGAGCTTCACCGCCGCCGAGCCGCCCAAGCGCGTCGTTTACTCGCTCTACTTCCCCGACTTCGAATCGACCTCGACCGGCGAGATGCGCCTGGAGGTCCAGGGCGAGATGACCCAGGTCACCTGGACCATGGACGGCGACATGGGCGGCAACCCGCTGATGCGCTGGTTCGCGCTGTTCATGGACGGCATGATCGGCAAGGACTTCGAGGGCGGCCTGAACAACCTCAAGGTCCTCGCCGAGAAGGCCTGA
- a CDS encoding acyl-CoA thioesterase/bile acid-CoA:amino acid N-acyltransferase family protein, with the protein MRKTTTMLAALLALVNAAAVAQSLEVKPGREVLEGEPVSLELSQFKPGSEVRLKALRVVRNAYMGAQVFRAEAVFLVDAVGRIDPTIQAPRSGSYTGADSRGLFWSMKPAKVEEALAKQLRDAPNGEVLIQASSVAADGAETLLAEQRLLLRPVAEGLQRRAVEGMPGAQLVLPAPSQGGSKLPVVIVLGGSEGGTGYAASIAAELASRGFATLALPYYSPGRWGAAGPLPPELPELPRNFAMIELARLEQARDWLATQAEVDARRIAVYGVSKGAEFALSAAARMPWLKGVVAVVPSDVVWEGWDSGRSAALNQPSFAWKGQALPFVPYQDFQQEFSGFMTGSPVIVRRPQDKGRAAHPQRAAEARIPVELYPGPMLLVAGTDDEMWDSGGMARAIAAKRAERGLVTEALVYEGAGHAIQGSGYQPTTMHNAGPMKMGGTPEADARAQGDAWPRMLAFLKRTLAL; encoded by the coding sequence ATGAGGAAGACGACGACGATGCTGGCCGCCCTGCTGGCGCTGGTGAATGCAGCTGCCGTGGCACAGAGCCTGGAAGTCAAGCCCGGCCGCGAGGTGCTGGAGGGCGAGCCGGTCAGCCTCGAGCTGAGCCAGTTCAAGCCCGGCAGCGAGGTGCGGCTCAAGGCCTTGCGTGTGGTCCGTAACGCCTACATGGGTGCTCAGGTGTTCCGTGCCGAAGCTGTGTTTCTGGTTGATGCAGTGGGCCGCATCGATCCCACGATCCAGGCGCCGCGCAGCGGCAGTTACACCGGCGCCGACAGCCGCGGCCTGTTCTGGTCCATGAAGCCGGCCAAGGTGGAGGAGGCGCTGGCCAAGCAACTGCGTGACGCACCGAACGGCGAGGTCCTGATCCAGGCTTCGTCGGTGGCCGCCGACGGTGCCGAAACCCTGCTGGCCGAGCAGCGCCTGCTGCTGCGTCCGGTGGCCGAAGGCCTTCAGCGTCGCGCGGTCGAGGGCATGCCAGGCGCCCAGCTGGTGCTGCCGGCGCCGAGCCAGGGCGGCAGCAAGCTGCCCGTGGTCATCGTGCTGGGCGGCTCGGAAGGTGGCACCGGCTACGCGGCCAGCATTGCCGCCGAGCTGGCCTCGCGTGGTTTCGCGACGCTGGCCTTGCCCTATTACTCGCCAGGCCGCTGGGGCGCGGCGGGACCGCTGCCGCCCGAGCTGCCCGAGCTGCCGCGCAATTTCGCCATGATCGAGCTGGCACGGCTGGAGCAGGCGCGCGACTGGCTGGCGACGCAGGCCGAGGTCGATGCCCGTCGGATCGCCGTCTACGGCGTTTCCAAGGGCGCGGAGTTCGCGCTGTCGGCTGCGGCCCGCATGCCCTGGCTGAAGGGCGTGGTGGCCGTGGTGCCCAGCGACGTGGTCTGGGAGGGCTGGGATTCCGGCCGCAGCGCGGCGCTGAACCAGCCTTCGTTCGCCTGGAAGGGCCAGGCTCTGCCCTTCGTGCCCTACCAGGACTTCCAGCAGGAGTTCTCAGGCTTCATGACCGGGTCGCCCGTCATCGTGCGGCGGCCGCAGGACAAGGGCCGGGCCGCTCATCCGCAGCGAGCGGCCGAGGCCCGCATCCCGGTCGAGCTCTACCCCGGCCCGATGCTGCTGGTGGCCGGCACCGACGACGAGATGTGGGACTCGGGCGGCATGGCCCGCGCCATCGCCGCCAAGCGCGCCGAGCGTGGCCTGGTCACCGAGGCCCTGGTCTACGAAGGGGCCGGCCATGCCATTCAGGGCAGCGGCTACCAGCCGACCACGATGCACAACGCCGGGCCCATGAAGATGGGCGGCACGCCCGAGGCCGACGCGCGGGCCCAGGGCGATGCCTGGCCGCGCATGCTGGCGTTCCTGAAGCGGACCCTGGCGCTCTGA